The Algoriphagus sanaruensis genome window below encodes:
- the ubiE gene encoding bifunctional demethylmenaquinone methyltransferase/2-methoxy-6-polyprenyl-1,4-benzoquinol methylase UbiE, with translation MSVVPYKDKQDPKKAQVAEMFNNISPKYDLLNHVLSLGIDIIWRKKAVKMLKKDAPKLILDIATGTGDFAIEALALNPDKIIGVDISEGMLSEGRKKMIRRGLDQKIEMHLGDSEGLQFEDNKFDAVIVSFGVRNFENLEKGLADMYRVLKPGGKTVILEFSKPKAFPMKQAYSFYSNTVLPQIGKIVSKDNSAYTYLPESVQAFPDGEDFLAVLKKVGFHSTLCKPLTFGISSIYVGTK, from the coding sequence ATGTCCGTAGTACCCTATAAAGACAAGCAAGATCCCAAAAAAGCACAGGTAGCTGAAATGTTTAACAATATCAGCCCCAAGTATGACTTGCTGAATCATGTGCTCAGTTTAGGAATTGATATCATTTGGAGAAAGAAAGCAGTCAAAATGCTGAAAAAAGATGCTCCAAAGCTGATTTTGGATATTGCTACCGGCACCGGAGACTTTGCAATTGAGGCTTTGGCCTTGAATCCTGATAAAATCATCGGTGTGGACATTTCCGAAGGAATGTTGTCCGAAGGCCGTAAAAAAATGATTAGGCGGGGCTTGGATCAAAAAATCGAAATGCACCTAGGAGATTCCGAAGGTTTGCAGTTTGAGGATAATAAGTTCGATGCAGTGATCGTTTCTTTTGGAGTCAGAAATTTTGAGAATTTGGAGAAAGGACTGGCGGATATGTATCGGGTACTCAAGCCAGGTGGTAAGACTGTGATTTTGGAATTTAGTAAGCCTAAGGCGTTTCCAATGAAACAAGCCTATTCATTCTATTCCAATACTGTCCTTCCGCAGATCGGTAAAATTGTATCCAAAGACAATTCTGCTTATACTTATCTTCCAGAGTCTGTACAAGCTTTCCCTGACGGAGAGGATTTTCTGGCCGTATTGAAAAAAGTAGGATTTCACAGCACCTTATGCAAGCCACTCACTTTTGGAATCAGCTCCATCTACGTAGGAACCAAGTAA
- a CDS encoding DUF5606 domain-containing protein, producing the protein MNFKDIATVAGKPGLYKVLKPTRSGVILESLDEKKSKLVAGMSMRVSILSDISIYTMTEEGAEPLESVMKKIEAEYQGDTGVDSSASDSELRAFLKSVLPDFDEARVYTSDIKKLNAWYQIIRNAAPEVLQEQPETEKEA; encoded by the coding sequence ATGAATTTTAAAGACATTGCCACAGTGGCTGGAAAGCCGGGATTGTATAAAGTACTTAAGCCAACCCGCTCAGGTGTGATTTTGGAATCTTTGGATGAAAAGAAATCCAAATTAGTAGCAGGGATGTCCATGAGAGTATCCATTTTGAGCGATATTTCAATCTATACCATGACGGAAGAAGGAGCAGAACCTCTTGAGTCGGTCATGAAAAAAATTGAAGCAGAATACCAAGGAGACACGGGTGTAGATTCGAGTGCTTCAGATTCAGAACTGAGAGCTTTTCTGAAATCAGTACTTCCTGATTTTGATGAAGCTCGAGTGTATACTTCTGATATCAAAAAGCTAAACGCTTGGTATCAAATCATCCGAAACGCAGCTCCTGAGGTCCTTCAGGAACAACCAGAAACAGAAAAAGAAGCTTAA
- a CDS encoding outer membrane beta-barrel protein — translation MQATHFWNQLHLRRNQVTLLFLFVFGFAGSGFAQGMFGLTSTSGSDDKLISYGFFLAVHRSAYQIKYSDQYFDQNLNNPNGIYSIYPKYTPGFSLGFTGILRVHDQVNFLFTPKIGFYEYRMDINYLDATATTVPGTDNNSANYLGYRTEEVVNEATMVELPLLFKYRSQRFNNTRMYFLGGASYQFRTKTQDEANLDPIVTTGKDFTLEAGMGFEIYFRYFKFAPEIRFSHGLNNLYYPEKTNPDISNYISSIKRKGITIYLNFQ, via the coding sequence ATGCAAGCCACTCACTTTTGGAATCAGCTCCATCTACGTAGGAACCAAGTAACCCTTCTCTTTTTATTCGTTTTCGGATTTGCCGGAAGTGGATTTGCGCAAGGCATGTTTGGATTGACCAGTACTTCTGGATCGGACGATAAGCTGATTTCTTATGGGTTCTTTTTGGCGGTACATCGCTCGGCCTACCAAATCAAATACTCGGATCAATATTTTGATCAGAATTTGAATAACCCCAACGGCATATACTCCATTTATCCCAAATATACTCCGGGATTTTCCCTGGGATTTACCGGGATTTTAAGGGTTCATGATCAGGTGAATTTTCTGTTTACTCCCAAAATTGGGTTTTATGAGTACCGGATGGACATCAATTACCTAGATGCCACAGCTACTACCGTCCCCGGAACAGATAACAATTCAGCCAATTACCTCGGCTATCGTACGGAAGAAGTGGTCAATGAGGCTACTATGGTAGAACTTCCGCTTTTGTTTAAGTATCGTTCGCAGCGATTTAATAACACGCGAATGTATTTCTTGGGAGGAGCGAGTTATCAATTTCGGACAAAGACCCAAGATGAAGCGAATTTAGATCCGATTGTTACCACCGGAAAGGATTTTACGCTGGAAGCGGGAATGGGCTTTGAGATTTATTTTAGGTACTTCAAGTTTGCCCCGGAGATTAGATTCTCTCATGGCTTGAACAACTTGTATTATCCGGAAAAAACCAATCCAGACATCTCCAATTACATTTCTTCCATCAAACGAAAGGGGATTACTATTTACCTTAACTTCCAATAA
- a CDS encoding sodium:solute symporter family protein: MKVWLVFFFVVFLASLVYASYKSYRKNRSSDEFMLAGSNIGAILGFLTFSAALFSAFTFMGMPDFFRVHGVGAWIFLGLSDALMVFFLLWFGYSLRRRAAQVGYKGVAGFVQNCFQNKWAGYLVFLSSFLFLIPYVAIQIRGISIFLNAAFPDFLPYWGWSGLLVVLMLVYSEIGGLKAIMYSDAIQGVILLVVIWIIGLTCLKMAGGLEAGTEAVLASNSELLSLPGPKGLFSSPFLIASAIAIVMIPVSQPQFTTRLVVMKDLKSVHKMAYAVGIFAILVILPTAFIGLYGAVTYPESSTADFLSSALLFDQAEAVGALAVVGLFAACLSTTNAQIFALGTELRSLLKGDEKKSMRITQIGILVFSIIVLVFSSVISDELVLLARVSFAGTSMIAPVVLGAVLFQKPPKSLLVISAFALGYFVLSLIGWVPAGFAGLPTDAAMYLILIPTTALVMGIHYFTQKKVHEA; the protein is encoded by the coding sequence ATGAAAGTCTGGTTGGTTTTCTTCTTTGTGGTATTTCTGGCATCCTTGGTGTATGCCTCCTACAAGTCTTACCGAAAAAATAGAAGCTCGGACGAATTTATGCTCGCTGGCTCAAATATTGGGGCAATTTTAGGATTTCTTACCTTCTCAGCAGCTTTGTTTAGTGCCTTTACCTTTATGGGAATGCCGGATTTTTTCCGAGTTCATGGGGTAGGCGCATGGATCTTCTTGGGGTTATCAGATGCGCTGATGGTATTTTTCCTGCTTTGGTTTGGGTATTCCCTTCGCCGTAGAGCTGCACAAGTTGGATATAAGGGCGTGGCAGGCTTTGTTCAAAATTGCTTTCAAAACAAATGGGCGGGGTATTTGGTGTTTTTGAGTTCCTTTTTGTTTTTAATTCCTTACGTAGCCATTCAAATTCGAGGAATTTCCATCTTCCTAAACGCCGCCTTTCCAGACTTTCTTCCGTACTGGGGTTGGTCCGGTCTACTGGTTGTCCTGATGCTGGTTTATTCAGAAATTGGAGGGCTGAAAGCTATTATGTATAGTGATGCGATTCAGGGGGTAATACTTCTGGTTGTGATTTGGATCATTGGATTGACCTGTCTAAAAATGGCTGGAGGATTGGAAGCTGGGACAGAAGCCGTGCTAGCAAGCAATTCTGAGCTTCTTTCTTTGCCAGGGCCAAAAGGCCTTTTTAGCAGTCCGTTTTTGATTGCATCCGCGATCGCAATCGTGATGATTCCGGTTTCTCAGCCTCAGTTTACCACAAGGTTGGTGGTGATGAAAGACCTAAAATCAGTCCACAAAATGGCGTATGCAGTTGGGATTTTTGCGATTTTGGTCATTCTTCCTACTGCTTTTATCGGCTTGTATGGAGCTGTAACCTATCCTGAAAGTTCCACGGCAGACTTCCTTTCTTCGGCCCTACTTTTTGATCAAGCGGAAGCAGTTGGAGCCCTAGCGGTGGTAGGGTTGTTTGCGGCATGTCTTTCTACTACCAATGCCCAAATTTTCGCATTGGGTACTGAACTTCGCTCTCTTTTGAAGGGGGATGAAAAGAAAAGCATGCGGATAACCCAAATCGGAATTTTGGTTTTTTCGATTATCGTACTTGTATTTTCTTCTGTGATCAGTGATGAGTTAGTCTTACTTGCCCGTGTGAGTTTTGCGGGTACTTCAATGATTGCTCCCGTAGTTTTAGGCGCAGTCTTATTTCAAAAACCACCCAAATCGCTCTTGGTGATTTCAGCATTTGCATTGGGATATTTTGTCTTGTCCTTGATCGGTTGGGTTCCTGCAGGATTTGCGGGTTTGCCTACGGATGCAGCGATGTATTTGATTCTGATTCCAACCACAGCCTTGGTGATGGGAATCCATTATTTCACTCAAAAGAAAGTTCATGAAGCTTGA
- a CDS encoding DUF4249 domain-containing protein yields the protein MINRLAKTCFLLVMLLAASCVEQISFPIDKLEKERLIVSGGISDLDEPQVVFLSVTTSEAREPEFSGGYFTLNDLPRPVRNATVSVRNEQNGAAYFFRETLAGRYELAEGNLFSPGESYFLQIEIAGQTYRSRPQVMPEIIGSDLLSYEFDQDQVGTNPEVNVVKIRSQVTLPEANGNYYLRWSVDEAYYWDLTFFPNPFNIPPPQCYVFDFPDPERITLLDGDLVNNPGGEAEQLLAVRLVDQSFLSRHYFNVRQLSISEEAFTYWGKIRTLVNNTGSVFDTPPAPVRGNLYNVNDPEEVVLGFFEVAKGNMTRIYTTRADVPFFLEKVCEYLPNKRRDQYEPTCLSCSVFPNSTNTAPKWWFDQ from the coding sequence ATGATTAATCGACTGGCCAAAACCTGCTTTCTCTTGGTGATGCTCCTGGCCGCTTCCTGCGTGGAGCAAATCTCCTTTCCGATCGATAAGTTGGAAAAAGAGCGTCTGATTGTGTCAGGAGGGATTTCTGATTTGGATGAGCCTCAGGTGGTCTTCCTTTCAGTGACGACATCTGAAGCCCGCGAACCGGAGTTTTCAGGAGGATATTTTACCTTAAATGATCTTCCTCGTCCGGTTAGAAATGCCACAGTTTCCGTTCGGAATGAGCAGAATGGAGCTGCTTATTTCTTCAGGGAAACCTTAGCGGGTCGTTACGAATTGGCAGAGGGAAATCTCTTTTCTCCAGGAGAATCCTATTTCCTTCAAATTGAAATAGCAGGTCAGACGTATCGCTCGAGGCCTCAAGTTATGCCTGAGATTATTGGTTCCGATTTACTGAGTTACGAATTTGACCAGGATCAAGTAGGGACCAACCCAGAGGTAAATGTGGTGAAAATCCGATCTCAAGTCACCCTACCCGAGGCCAACGGAAATTACTATTTGAGATGGTCGGTTGACGAAGCTTACTATTGGGATTTGACCTTTTTCCCAAATCCATTCAATATTCCACCTCCGCAATGCTATGTATTTGATTTTCCAGATCCTGAGCGAATCACCCTGCTCGATGGAGATTTGGTCAACAATCCTGGAGGGGAAGCCGAGCAGCTTCTTGCAGTTCGACTCGTGGATCAATCCTTTTTGAGCCGTCATTATTTCAATGTCAGACAACTGAGTATTTCCGAAGAGGCCTTTACCTATTGGGGAAAAATCAGAACATTGGTCAATAACACCGGGTCAGTTTTTGATACACCCCCAGCTCCTGTTCGTGGAAATCTTTACAATGTAAATGATCCTGAAGAAGTGGTTTTGGGATTTTTCGAAGTGGCTAAAGGAAACATGACAAGGATTTATACCACTCGAGCAGATGTTCCCTTCTTTTTGGAAAAGGTCTGCGAGTATCTTCCAAACAAGAGACGAGACCAATACGAACCTACTTGTCTTAGTTGCAGTGTCTTTCCAAATAGTACCAATACGGCTCCAAAATGGTGGTTTGATCAGTGA
- a CDS encoding amidohydrolase: MKKLILPLLIISATAFGQTKLRPSIDKKASEIETKVIEWRRDIHQNPELGNQEVRTAKKIADHLRSLGIEVTENVAVTGVVGVLKGGKPGPTVALRADMDALPVSERVDLPFKSTVTATYNGQQTGVMHACGHDTHVAILMGVAEILASMKDQLQGNVKFIFQPAEEGIYEPGVTSWGAKQMVEQGVMKDVDAIFGLHISSQTEVGKIGYRSGPAQAAVDNLEIIVHGTQAHGASPWSGVDPVVTASQILTGLQTILSRSVNVTQNPAVVTVGAIHGGIRHNIIPEKVEMIGTIRTFGEDQQDLVHRRITEIATNIAESAGARAEVNITKLYPSTVNDPDLTAKMVSTLEAAAGKENVRVNPPVTGAEDFSFYQREKPGLFIGLGGMKKGGDPTKTPSHHTPDFYIDESGFILGLRVMSYFVVDFMGMQK, from the coding sequence ATGAAAAAACTTATTTTACCCTTACTAATCATCAGCGCAACTGCTTTTGGGCAAACCAAACTTCGTCCAAGTATTGACAAAAAAGCTTCCGAAATCGAGACTAAAGTCATTGAGTGGAGACGAGACATTCATCAAAACCCAGAGCTTGGTAATCAGGAAGTTCGTACCGCAAAGAAAATTGCAGATCACCTTCGCTCATTAGGCATAGAGGTCACTGAAAATGTCGCCGTGACAGGCGTGGTAGGCGTTCTTAAAGGAGGCAAACCAGGTCCAACAGTCGCCTTAAGAGCTGATATGGATGCACTTCCAGTAAGCGAGCGTGTGGATCTTCCATTCAAATCTACTGTAACTGCCACCTACAATGGGCAACAAACCGGTGTGATGCACGCTTGTGGTCATGATACCCACGTGGCGATTTTGATGGGAGTAGCAGAAATCCTGGCTAGCATGAAAGACCAACTTCAAGGAAATGTGAAATTCATCTTCCAGCCTGCTGAAGAAGGAATATACGAGCCTGGCGTAACCTCATGGGGTGCCAAGCAAATGGTCGAGCAAGGCGTGATGAAAGATGTGGATGCAATCTTTGGACTTCATATTTCTTCCCAAACCGAGGTAGGTAAAATCGGCTATCGCTCTGGTCCAGCACAAGCTGCTGTAGATAATTTAGAAATCATTGTTCACGGTACTCAAGCGCATGGTGCTTCTCCGTGGTCAGGTGTCGATCCAGTAGTAACCGCTTCACAAATCTTAACGGGACTCCAGACTATTCTTTCCAGAAGTGTTAACGTGACGCAAAATCCAGCGGTAGTCACAGTGGGTGCTATCCACGGAGGGATCCGTCACAACATTATCCCTGAAAAAGTAGAAATGATCGGAACGATCCGAACTTTCGGAGAGGATCAACAAGATCTTGTTCACCGAAGAATTACTGAAATAGCAACCAATATAGCCGAAAGTGCCGGAGCTAGAGCGGAAGTAAATATCACCAAACTGTACCCTTCCACCGTAAATGATCCCGACCTTACAGCAAAAATGGTATCAACTCTCGAAGCAGCTGCGGGAAAGGAAAATGTACGCGTGAATCCTCCAGTAACCGGAGCCGAAGATTTCAGCTTTTATCAGCGTGAAAAACCAGGATTGTTTATCGGACTTGGTGGTATGAAAAAAGGTGGAGATCCTACCAAAACTCCTTCGCACCATACGCCAGATTTCTACATTGATGAGAGTGGATTTATCTTAGGACTTCGTGTGATGAGCTACTTTGTGGTGGATTTCATGGGAATGCAGAAGTAA
- a CDS encoding SDR family oxidoreductase, producing MELQNKVAVVTGVSKGIGLELVKLLLEKGVQVAGWGRTSPDLKYPNFHFFTCDVSIEDQVEQAFQQTVSKLGNDIRILVNNAGFGVAKPFETMSSVEWVSMFDTNVHGIFYVSKRLIPAMKAADEGHIVNVASIAGLNGVANFAGYVGTKHAVRGISHSMYMELRDFGIKVSTIYPGSVQTHFFDEIPGMQAHENMMRPVDVATTIVQTLETHPNYFVADVECRPLRPKGKK from the coding sequence ATGGAACTTCAAAATAAAGTCGCAGTAGTGACAGGAGTGAGTAAAGGAATTGGACTTGAACTCGTCAAATTACTCCTTGAAAAAGGCGTACAAGTAGCAGGTTGGGGAAGAACCTCACCCGATTTGAAATACCCAAATTTCCATTTTTTTACTTGTGATGTTTCGATTGAGGATCAGGTAGAGCAGGCTTTTCAGCAAACTGTTTCCAAGCTGGGTAATGATATCCGAATTTTGGTGAATAACGCGGGTTTTGGCGTAGCAAAGCCGTTTGAAACCATGAGCTCAGTGGAGTGGGTGTCCATGTTTGATACCAATGTTCATGGAATATTTTATGTCAGTAAGCGATTAATTCCAGCCATGAAAGCTGCCGATGAAGGACATATCGTCAATGTGGCCTCGATTGCAGGATTAAATGGGGTGGCCAATTTTGCGGGATACGTAGGGACCAAGCATGCGGTAAGAGGAATTTCTCATTCCATGTATATGGAGCTTCGAGATTTTGGAATTAAGGTGTCTACCATTTATCCAGGCTCAGTCCAAACCCACTTTTTTGATGAAATCCCCGGGATGCAGGCCCATGAAAATATGATGCGCCCTGTGGATGTTGCGACTACCATTGTGCAAACCTTGGAAACTCATCCTAACTATTTTGTAGCAGATGTAGAGTGTAGACCCTTGCGTCCGAAAGGCAAAAAATAA
- a CDS encoding amidohydrolase, producing MKKFILPLLCISFSALGQSKLRSEIDKQARAVEPKVIEWRRDFHQHPELGNQEVRTAKIVADHLRALGMEVTEQVAVTGVVGVLKGGKPGPMVALRADMDALPVTERVDLPFKSTVTTTFAGQQTGVMHACGHDSHTAILMGVAEVMAAMKDQLQGSVKFIFQPAEEGVSDVDMAGAELMVKEGVMTDVDAVFGLHIWAQIEAGKIGYRPGPTMAAVDILGIDVHGTQSHGAAPWSGVDPVVTSAQIVTGLQTILSRSVNVTENPAVVSVGAIHGGIRHNIIPEKVEMIGTIRTFGDEQQALVHRRITQIATHIAESAGARADVNITRLYPSTVNDPQLTAQMLPSLESAAGKENVILMDPMTGSEDFSFFQREKPGVFVFLGGMKPGADPLKTPSHHTPDFYLDESGFILGVKALSYLVVDYMGSKK from the coding sequence ATGAAAAAATTCATACTCCCACTACTCTGTATCTCCTTCAGTGCTTTAGGCCAATCCAAACTTCGGTCTGAAATAGACAAGCAAGCTCGAGCGGTTGAACCAAAAGTCATCGAATGGAGGAGGGATTTTCATCAGCATCCAGAACTTGGAAATCAAGAAGTACGAACCGCAAAGATAGTTGCTGATCACCTTCGGGCCTTAGGCATGGAAGTCACCGAGCAAGTGGCAGTTACCGGAGTGGTAGGAGTGCTCAAAGGAGGCAAACCTGGACCTATGGTTGCCCTTCGAGCGGATATGGACGCACTTCCTGTTACCGAACGAGTTGATCTTCCTTTTAAATCTACGGTGACGACCACGTTTGCGGGACAGCAAACCGGGGTAATGCATGCCTGTGGACACGATTCCCACACGGCAATTTTAATGGGAGTCGCAGAAGTGATGGCTGCCATGAAAGACCAACTTCAAGGCTCTGTAAAATTCATTTTCCAACCTGCTGAAGAAGGCGTGTCTGATGTGGACATGGCTGGTGCGGAATTGATGGTAAAAGAAGGCGTAATGACTGATGTTGATGCGGTATTTGGCCTTCATATCTGGGCACAAATCGAAGCCGGAAAAATCGGCTACCGACCAGGGCCTACCATGGCTGCAGTCGATATTCTTGGAATTGACGTGCATGGCACGCAATCTCATGGTGCCGCGCCTTGGTCAGGAGTAGATCCTGTGGTCACATCTGCTCAGATCGTAACTGGTTTACAAACTATCCTTTCCAGAAGTGTTAATGTAACTGAAAATCCTGCGGTGGTTTCGGTAGGCGCCATCCACGGTGGGATTCGCCATAATATCATTCCGGAAAAAGTAGAAATGATCGGAACCATCCGAACCTTTGGTGATGAGCAACAAGCCTTGGTACACCGCCGCATCACTCAAATCGCAACCCATATTGCTGAAAGTGCAGGAGCTCGAGCAGATGTGAATATCACTAGACTTTACCCCTCCACAGTCAATGACCCACAATTGACCGCTCAGATGCTTCCAAGCCTAGAATCTGCGGCAGGAAAAGAAAATGTAATCCTGATGGATCCTATGACTGGTTCGGAAGATTTCAGCTTTTTCCAACGCGAAAAACCCGGAGTTTTTGTTTTTCTAGGGGGGATGAAACCCGGTGCTGATCCTCTAAAAACGCCTTCTCATCACACCCCTGACTTTTACTTGGATGAAAGTGGATTTATCCTTGGTGTAAAAGCCTTAAGTTATCTCGTCGTAGATTACATGGGTTCAAAAAAATAA
- the yihA gene encoding ribosome biogenesis GTP-binding protein YihA/YsxC: MIRKAEFVVSNTNPAKCPKADRAEIAFIGRSNVGKSSLINMLTGVKELAKTSQKPGKTQLINHFMIDNRWYMVDLPGYGFAKVSKDKKEKWEVMISEYLTKRSNLCGVFVLIDSRLEPQKIDLEFLHWCGDQGVPFALVFTKADKLSKSQTDKNVKGFLGKMEDIFGEIPDHFVTSSEKSTGKDELTSFIEELVAEYESENTN, encoded by the coding sequence ATGATCCGAAAAGCAGAATTTGTTGTCAGTAACACCAACCCCGCCAAATGTCCCAAAGCCGACCGGGCAGAAATCGCCTTCATCGGTCGATCCAATGTGGGCAAAAGCTCGCTGATCAATATGCTGACTGGGGTTAAGGAACTTGCTAAAACCTCTCAAAAACCAGGAAAAACCCAATTGATCAATCATTTTATGATCGACAATCGATGGTATATGGTCGATTTACCGGGCTATGGATTTGCTAAAGTGAGCAAAGACAAAAAGGAAAAATGGGAGGTCATGATCAGTGAGTACCTCACCAAAAGAAGTAACCTTTGCGGAGTATTTGTGCTGATCGATAGCCGACTAGAACCTCAAAAAATCGATCTGGAATTCCTGCATTGGTGTGGAGATCAAGGTGTACCGTTTGCGCTGGTATTTACCAAGGCAGACAAACTTTCAAAATCCCAAACAGACAAAAACGTCAAGGGATTTTTAGGTAAAATGGAGGATATTTTTGGAGAAATTCCCGACCATTTTGTCACCTCTTCCGAAAAATCCACCGGCAAGGATGAGCTTACTTCGTTTATTGAGGAGCTGGTCGCCGAATACGAATCAGAGAATACAAATTGA
- a CDS encoding sugar phosphate isomerase/epimerase family protein produces MANPIWIMTSAFDQLNLDQTIEKALEIGVQGLDLCVFRKDGTRDDFVATHLDYEHFGPDQAKALIAQFNMAKLRLSLGAFENLIGGDPIHRVKNQNHLLRLIRMAHLLGGDENDVKVGTFVGYNHELGNEEGGFEKNLLEYQRIFGPIIRYAADLGVTVLYENCPMEGWRSSGFTGTFNNLTGVLAARKLMYELVPEKNHGEIYDPSHDVWQHTDPVEVIKHTDMSRLKRIHVKSTRNNPDPFWGNMYPMQQIRKEWADKLGIPSSTNSWDRHHYEATLPGFGLGDSMDWRAFVNILKEKGFTGPFEIENEAVLSKQTGKMGAIVQGCKAAVQNLAPLLWELGDEGWQYPIDEYKPLKEVQVSSSKEVTIDQLLG; encoded by the coding sequence ATGGCAAATCCTATCTGGATCATGACCTCGGCTTTTGATCAGCTCAACCTTGATCAAACTATCGAGAAAGCACTAGAAATTGGTGTTCAGGGCCTTGACCTCTGTGTTTTTCGAAAAGACGGAACGCGAGATGATTTTGTCGCGACCCATTTGGATTACGAGCATTTTGGACCGGACCAAGCCAAAGCTTTGATTGCTCAATTCAATATGGCCAAACTCCGACTTTCTTTAGGAGCTTTTGAAAACTTGATCGGAGGAGATCCGATTCATCGGGTCAAAAATCAAAATCACCTCCTTCGATTGATCCGAATGGCTCATCTTTTGGGTGGAGATGAAAACGATGTCAAAGTCGGAACTTTCGTCGGCTACAATCACGAGCTTGGAAATGAAGAGGGAGGGTTTGAGAAAAACCTACTCGAATACCAACGGATTTTTGGCCCAATCATCCGCTATGCAGCCGATTTGGGAGTAACAGTATTGTATGAAAACTGCCCAATGGAAGGATGGAGAAGCTCAGGATTCACCGGGACATTCAATAACCTGACGGGAGTTCTTGCTGCGCGAAAACTAATGTATGAACTCGTCCCTGAAAAAAACCACGGGGAAATTTATGATCCTTCACATGATGTTTGGCAACATACAGACCCAGTAGAAGTGATCAAACATACCGATATGAGTCGTCTCAAGCGAATCCATGTCAAATCCACTCGAAACAATCCGGATCCTTTTTGGGGAAATATGTATCCCATGCAGCAAATTCGAAAGGAATGGGCAGACAAATTGGGAATTCCTTCGAGTACCAACTCCTGGGATCGGCACCATTACGAAGCGACTCTCCCAGGTTTTGGTTTAGGGGATTCTATGGACTGGAGAGCTTTTGTAAACATTCTCAAAGAAAAGGGCTTTACAGGGCCATTTGAAATTGAGAATGAGGCGGTATTATCCAAACAAACCGGAAAAATGGGTGCGATCGTTCAAGGATGCAAAGCAGCTGTGCAAAACCTGGCTCCTCTACTTTGGGAATTGGGTGATGAGGGTTGGCAATATCCAATAGATGAATACAAACCATTAAAAGAGGTCCAGGTAAGTTCTTCGAAAGAAGTTACAATCGACCAATTATTGGGATAA